The Arvicanthis niloticus isolate mArvNil1 chromosome 8, mArvNil1.pat.X, whole genome shotgun sequence genome segment GAGCTGAGAAGAGATTTACCAGGCAATACACTTCCCGTGCAAGCATAAGAAGCTGATTTTGAATCACCaatacccatgtaaaagccatgtATAATGGTATCCCCACACTGGgaggatgcagagacagagagattccaGGAGcatactggccagccagtctagccaaatcaaaAAGCTCCCAATTCAGTGAAAGCCCCTGTCTCAAATGTtgatctctggtctccacatgagaacacacaggcaattgtacacacacacacacacacacacacacacaagtgattaaaagatttaaaaaaaaatcaatgaattcatAGTAGATTAAAATTTGATTGACACCAGGTATATCATTTGaacaaaagttattttaatttctgttttagaaTCATTTGCATTATGATTTTTCAGTAACTTACAGTACAGTAAAACGGCTAAAAGATAACAAAAAAGGCAGCTGCTTAAGAGTCAGtttacgccgggcagtggtggtgcatgcctttaatcccagcacttgggagtcagaggcaggtggatttctgagttcgaggccagcctggtctacagagtgagttccaggacagccaaggctacacagagaaaccctgtctcgaaaaaccaaagaaagagagagagagagagagagagagagagagagagagagagagagagtcagtttaCCTTCAAGAGCCACAGATGACTTTTCTGTGGTTGTTACTGTTTTCAGAATACTGTTTACATGATTATTATTCTCATTTGCAGTGCAAAAGCAGAGTCATCCCATTGAGCGTATGATGAGAGAAGTGTCAGCTTAAACTCAGCTGGATTCAAGCATATCCCAAATCCAAATGCCTCTCTACTTGCAGTACTGGGCTATGCTTTGTCTTTCACCTTGCAGGGATGAACAGCCAGTACATGCGCAGAGAAGTCTTCTGCTGCGAGACCTGCGATGAGCTCAAAAGCTTCTGGGAAAAGGAGATTCACAAACAGACTTGTTACCGAGAACTGGAAGAAGATCGCCAGGGGAAAAGTGCTCTGAGAAAGTATGGAGATTGCTTTTCTGTCTTAGGTTTCCTTGGGAATACAACAGATGTGGAGGGCCGCTCAATTCTTTTCATCACTCACTGATAAGAGCAGGTGGATGCTGGATGCTATACTATAGAGGGAGGAAAGAGCAAGATATCGAGGGAAAGAAGTGTGTATTCAACTCACAAATCCCAGAGAGGCGTCTCCATACATTGCTCAAACACATCAAAGAAGGAGCATGTTTTAATCAGAACATAGGAGCCAAGAAGAAAGTGTAAGCCATACCCTTTGGGGATTTCCAAAGCAAAACAGGAAAGAGTGGGCAGTTCAAGGTTGGCTAGTTTGAACAACCCCAGTGGGCTAGCCTCCAGTGGTGGCTCTAGAATGCTTTCCAAAGGGGAGCACAGTAGAAGTAGAAGGAAGTTGAATATGGAAAAGTTGAAGCTACAGACTTGTGTGTAGATGGTTTGGAGGCTGACTGAGCCTTTTGCTGAGACTAAGAATGTAGCTTAGTTGTTAGAGAGATTACCTAAAATGTACAAAGTCCTGGGTCAGATACCAGCGCCAAATAAAATGTGATCcaaacacctataatcccagcactggacaggtagaagcagaaggttcagaagttcaaaatcatccaCCTACATTACATGAGACTCTGGCTTATAAAAGAGAGTGAGGAATTAGTCCTGGGAGAGGCAGTCTCTCCCCAGccatgacttttaaaaaagaagttagaACATAAAATACAGAAAGTCAGAAATCAAGGTTAATAGAGCCACTCATTCAATATTGGCACTGTCTTTACAGGCTTTCTTTAATGCATCTATAGCCTGCTTCTCTTAGCTGTCAGCACTGCTAATATTTTACAGCCAGAGAACTATCTGCAGGTGGATGGAGGGCTCTCTTGCCCTTTGTAACATGTTCAGTAGCATTTCTGGCCTCAAAACATTGACTGTCAGCAGAATTTCCATTCCCCATAGAGGCAAAGGTTCCTGGAGGGCAAAATGGTCCCTACTGAGAACCAGTAGCTTACAGATATCAACAATAATTTCTTCAACATAAACAAAAGTCAACTTTTTGTTGTGGAAAACTCCACAAAGTTTTCCTCTGAATTTCATGTATTTGTCATGGCACATGcccccacatatacacaacatgcacacaataataattaataatagtaaataatttaaataaataaggttCTGTTTTCTGAAATTGTTTACTCAAGAGCTGGGTGTGATGATACAagctgtaatcctagtacttagggTATGGAGGTAAAAGAATCAGAAACtcaagaccatcctcagctacctagagaattcaaggccagcctgagctacatagaacctgcttcaaaaataaatgaataaaagtaaaaataaagtaaaatatcttcttcagttctttacaATTGTAACCCCAGCAGACAAGGCCAAACTAAGCTTCAGGGTTAGCTTGACAGATGTGTCTGTATGAGAAACTATTTTATGAAAATCTTCCTGAAAGGACACATATAAAGAATTTTAGAGGGAAGGTAATGTACTCTTTCTCTCATTAACAAATGAATTTCTTGTTTTAGTTGGGAGTATATTGAAAGGAgatcatttatttacataaaagcATGCATTCTATGAGTATCGTGGGTCTGATGTAAGACCCTCTCTTGCCCTCACAGGTCAGTtcctcagagcagcaggaagaATTCAACTCCTCAGAGTCTGTATAGGTTCTTTGCTCCTAAAGTAGGAACAGTCCCACTGAGACATGGACTCACCAATGGGACAGTAGCTCATGTAgtccagaatggcctcaaactggcTACATACCtcgaattcctgatccttctgcccccATATCcccaggcatgagccaccacattcAACTTTCAACATCATCTAAACTCCTAAAAGTTTAAGCTCCAAAGAAGAGCCCCCCTCCATTTCTAAAGAAGAACTCTGCCTCTCTTCCATCCACATCCCTAAGAGTGTCACCAGAAAAGTTATCACCCCTTGATCCTACTTAGAGGAAACAGACCTAGATAAGCCTCCATCAGATGTGATGTCTGGAAAGCAGCTAGCCCCCCTGATACCCTTATTCCTGTATTCCTTCCTTGTGCCAAACTAGCATGGAAGTCTGAAGGCTCTCTCTGACCATTGCAGTTCCTTCTCCCTCTGTTTTCACAGTTCCTTCCCTAAATCTGCTTCTGGAAAGACTCCCAACTGAGATGCATAATGCTAGGCCTgtgacagaaaaacaacaaccctGGGCTCAGATCCTCACTGCCTCGCAGTGAGTACATGTTAGGGCTTGAGAATCTACCACCCTGCTTTCTAGCTAAGTCTAGTT includes the following:
- the Fam240b gene encoding protein FAM240B encodes the protein MNSQYMRREVFCCETCDELKSFWEKEIHKQTCYRELEEDRQGKSALRKLREEWKERLEKRLRMLDNPDDKEKQANPEN